CATCCATGGGAATGTCGAAACTAGCATGCTCCAGCCGCTTATCTGGAACTGGAATAGGGAGCGGTGGTGGCGACATTGATGAGTTGTCTTTGTTCTCATGATCTGCAAATTTTGGTGCTGATGGAGAAGGAAGAAGATACTCTCTGCACCACTCTGGCGCAACGCTCAGTTTCTCGACACCCCTAGCGAACTCACCCACTGCTTTCAGAAATTGTGCAGCGCCCAGTCCGTCACATATACTATGGCAGAAAGTAAGTCCCATAACATATCCACCGCACTTAAATTCATTTACCTGCATATCATGATGATAATCATATCGTTTACTATTTTACCACCTGGTTACCTAGTTCTCTAAACAGAATTACAGGCAGATTCAGAATTTAAAGTTTTTGAGTTCCTATAAGAAGCTCAAGTAGTCTATTATTTAATTGGTCACTCAACTATCAGAAATTACTTGGTAAAGTAATGTTTCTTTTGTTGAAAACAAGAAAATCACTTAACTATGACTATGCCGGTCACTCAACCGGCCAAATACCAATTTTACCCTCTAAATTATCGACCTTTACTTAGTAAAGTAATGTTTCTTTTGTTgtcatttttttactttttaatattATGATTTTTCCTAATATTATGAGAACCTGTTCTCTTTTTAATCTATTATGATCTTACCTATAGTACAAATATATCTTATTTATAAAGTAAAAAggtgaaaaataaattttaattaatgaCTTAATTGAACAACATTTTAGGACCAGAACATGAATAGATGAAGATATATGGCCTTGTTTTCAGAACAGATGTTCGACAATCCCTCACAAGATTAGACACACCTCCATGATATATTTTAGTGCAAGTGTGAATAATTTAGAATTATAAAATTTTCAATATGTTTTTTCCAGGGTTTGACATTCTATTATGATGGTTTATACACTTCCTGTCATGGTAGGCACCAACAGTACTAATTGCAAGAGTTGAATTATTGCATATTGTTTTGCGAGAAGTCACCAATAAATTAAAAGCATTAAACGTATGGTAAAACGTACCAACCATGAAACCTACCTGCTTGCAAGAAGTACTCTCAAGAAGGTATAGTATATCCGCAAGAATGCTTATAGCTTTATTAAAAGGGTATCTTGCAAAGTAGTTGGAACTTTTCGCTTAAATATATTGACAAGCATGGTCATATTAAATGTTACTTCATCGACATTGACATTTTCGCTACAAAGACGTTTATAGATATTGTTTCATTTTTAGACTTGCGGTATTCAGATTTGAATTTTAGGTAATTTCCTAAAAAAAGTGTGATTTCTAAAAGTTTGATATCATTGTACAAATGCAAAGTACCCAAAAACTAGTTAAAGTATTAAACAACAGCAGTTTGATATATACTCCTTTTGTCTTAATTTATGTGGTGTCTTTTGAATTTTGAGAGCCAAACTTTTTCAACTTGACTGTGAATTCAGACATGCTTTGAATTTTTTgagataaaatttatatatttgaaaattacataaaagaTACTATAAGTCACAACAATTGATAATCTGAAATATTTAAAAGGCATGAAAAATCGCAGTTAAAGAAAAACTCATTTGACTCTCAAAATTTGAATCATGCAACATAGATTGGGATGAGTATATCATCTATGTTAGTTGTTTACCTGCACAAGCACCAATGGGTCCATGAAAGAGTCATAATCAACAGGAGGTGGAGTAGAAGAATGAAACTGAGGTAGGAGTTTATCAAAAGTACTGTCATCCAAAGCCGAAGCTTCATCAAAGTAGTTGACATCATGGAGAGTACAATCAGCTGAAGCCTCCACAAACCAAATTCCCTGAGCTGAACAATCAATTTGAAGCAGCTGGTTATTGTGCGGTGAGACTTTTAGACGGCCTGCAAGTGGGTAATAGGGAACCAAAGCTTTTGAAAATGCGTCTCGAATAACAGTAGTGTCTCCTCCTTTAAATACATGCAGTGTACGAGCATTGCATCGAAGGACTGCTAAACTGTCTATGACTGAAAGATCAAGCACACCATTTGGAGTTTGTCCTGATGGTGTTATGAAACTTCCTCCTTCTCCCTTTCTAGTCACCAAAAAGTCCATGACAAAGAATTGAGAGAAATCCTGAAATTAACAAAATGAGCAATCTCAAGTCAAATCCTGTTTTTCGAGAACAAATGAAagttcagaaaaataaaagacacTAGCTGCACTTAAAAGCTGAGTATCGAGTATTCTACCGTTAAGTTCTAACAGGCCAACTCTAACCAAATTCTGTTTTCCGAGAACAAACAAAGATTCagacggaaaaaaaaaagataacgcTTCGACTAACAAAGAGAACTTATATCTAAGATGGAGCCTCACCTCAATTCGGTAGCAAACGGTACTATATTCTGCTATATTTTTATTGATtctaacatatatatgtataacagTGTAGTTGCAGATTTATAGTGGTCTCAAGACCCACTATATAGCCGGTTGAAGTAATCCAGAAGTTTACTTGACTTGTACGTCCGTGAAACTGACAACTTGGCTTGACATTGGGGCGTAAGGCACTAATAAATTAAGCTTCTCTCATTCATTTACATGTATTTTCTTTCATAGTTAGGTGACAGTATATACTATACATGTAACTTAGCTTTACGAATAGAAGACCACAAACATAcaccaaaaatatatataccgtCTATTTTCCTGAATATTCATATTACCATACCCGACACCAACAGAACAAATcgttttttcttttgtttatcacttcatttcTTCTTGTTTTTTAAAATGGTAAATGGTGGTGTTTAAAACATTGCTCTCCATTTGTTTTTGTTACAAAAAACATTATTCTCCATGCCACCACTAATTGATTCAATTGTTTCATTTCATAACTTGAGAATCAAACCTTTCTTTTATTCTAGTGAATAAATTATTTAAGTTCGCTCCGGATGGCTCAAATTCATGAATGTGTATTGATTTTTATAATGTTGACGCAATTATTGGTTAATTACATGCATGAGGGATAAAAATTGTAAGAAGGTAATAATCTGCTTGCATTAATCTTTGTCAACATGTGTATATATACAAAAATCCTAGGCTATAATGAAGGTAACTAAATATACACCTAACCATAATGGTAACTAAATATTCTTCTAATATATTTACATGGTGGCCTAGAATATTCTTCTAATATATTTACATCAATAAAGATGgtaactaaatatttacataatattCTAACACACCCctgcagtcgaagcgggaggtttgCGGACGCTTAGACTGTCGCGAAAATCTTCAAATAGAACCAAGGGAAGACCTTTAGTAAATATGTCCGCGATCTGATAGCGCGATGGGACATGTAGGACACGTACATGACCACGAGCAACTTGTTCACGGACGAAGTGAATATCCATCTTGATATGCTTAGTGCGTTGATGTTGAACGGGATTGCCAGGTAGatatatggcactaacattatcacagtACACCAACGTAGCCTTTCGTATTGGACAATGAAGTTCTAGAAGCAGATTGCGTAGCTAACAAGACTCAGCAACAACATTGGCTACCCCTCGATATTCGGCCTCCGCACTGGATCGAGACATGGTGGCCTGCCGCTTGGCGGACAAGAAATGAGATTATCACCAAGAAAGACACAATAACCAGAAGTCGAACGCCTGGTATCcggacaaccaccccaatctgcatccgTATACGAAATGAGAGTGGTGGGTTTAGATGGATAAAGATGCAAGCCATGATCAAGGGTGCCCTTAATATAGCGCACAATACGTTTGAGAGCATTCATGTGGACCTCCATCGGGTTATGCATGAAAAGGCAAATCTGTTGCACAGCATACGAAATGTCTGGTCTCGTGAACGTGAGATATTGCAGTACACCTGCCAGGCTGCAATAAAGTGAAGGATCCTTAAATGGTGAGGTAGAGGTGGCACTTAACTTTGGTTTGGTGTCAACTGGTGTGGCACTTGGCCTATAAGACGACATGCTAGCTCGTTCTATGATCTCTTCGGCGTACTTCTTTTGAGATAAAAATAAACCACCTGCATGAAGAGTAACTGCTATTCCCAAGAAATAACTGAGTggtcccaaatccttcatagcaaattcagaGCTGAGAAGTGTCATGATAGACTTGCGAAGATCATCAGAGGAGGTAGTTaagatgatatcatccacatacaaAAGAAGATGCGCCATATCAATACCTTTTCGGTAGATGAACAGAGAATGATCAGACTTGCTGTGGGTGAAACCACTACTAGAAACATAGTCAGCAAAtcgtttgtgtcacgacccgtctaggggccgtgacgagtacccgatacttgtaccgagcaccccttgtctatcgttttacctttacctcttagcaagttatgtaaacagagccattttttttttaacattaacattagcggcgtcattctgaatatagactaataaacttcgttatcacttatacatcaacattagcatgccaaaacactatatacctaactgtacttaactgactgtacatatctgtctacgagcctctagacataatacacttatacatagaaagggtcgagtactgtcgtgcccgaaaatacatacacaaaatagtaccacgaaagtagggctccggaacaactggagcgctgtcaacactgctggtaaggcttctaaggatcaaatccgcctgtctgctgacctgcgcggcatgaaacgcagcgtccacaaaaagggacgtcagtacgaatagtgtaccgagtatgtaaggcatgaatagtagcatacggaaagtataaaacggaaataacgacataagagaataatagcacatgtcctgaggtagaaacataacctgtatatatatatacccttggcaggtgctatgcgtacttagctttccttgttcatatacatatacatataaaataggacatctcatattgccgaggcgtcggcagccgatccatttaaccataaatatacacatcccgcgtccgggcatcccgcgtccgggatgatatcatatcatgtaatgccaactgatcaggtggatatgcgttcataacgctctgcccttacctccatttcccccgtatacatatgcatatatcatgtacatatatcaacgtctatagcgctctagctcttttatcatatacatatacgtgtgtcatgtaggtacatcagcgtctatagcgctctggtgcttttatcatatacatatacgtgtatcatgtgcatgtatcagcgtctatagcgctctagctctttcgtcatgtgcatattttaaaaatatatactcatatcctacatacatttacatgtcttatatgcatttacgtatcctataaacatatatctcataggcacgcaggagagcccaaagaagcatcatgtagtcatcggagtgacgtaaagtcggtaacctccgattacattatagaatactcgtgatcgctttgtctcaccttgaaggaacgagtattttaaggtgagactatcaatggggaataatattaaagtaaacgtagaatgaaatcggggcatcatagatgacagttcatagactttgaaatcttttagaaaataaagtcatagctaggaaatataaataagattcaaaaattagtttatcattttcatgtttacataagatacttagcttagtcatcttagtcatagagtcgttccggtagtacgtatcataggcatatcctcttatctagcatcattgttatcattatcgtcatggaagtgccctcgttagaggagtcacagtacttatcattcggtaacgaaatcgggataaaaagttccctttggattcactttaagtaagtcaagcaagactgtaaggaaaaatccgagagtagcgggcccacctcgggccggatggggtgacgtatatgatttacatatattacgtgtcatgtcattacttatGAGGgccctagggtaatcgggtcccacttatgcaagttctaggggtttaagaggtctttccatcatttgcacactttctagttcaattctattgaacaaaaagtggaaaactttggatgcggattccggggaagagagttgtccccgaggcgcgtacccaacttattacgtctaagacatgccatagaaagaagggtgaaaccttacatacctctttccgcttcttttgctattccgaattcacgttgcaatctcgtcaaaatctgcaaattggtcatgtttaccaaaactcttattaggatacttagagttgaattcttaaggaaacatttggctaccgaaatttcggcagcacttcccctataaatactccatcccaccaagttcaacttggctaatttcaatcaacaacaatcccgggaattcaaacccggccaaaatatcaaccacaattccaacaacaacaatactaacaacttccatattcaatcaacttactacttcttccaaaactttctaactttaatgaaagcaatcacaacctcatgatctatattccaacaacatcatactaaccacattaccttccatgcatgcaagaacattacattcaattcacataacttctaaaacaaacctccacctacttcaacttcacaagattattatgcattcattagcaatctagcatccacaattcaactacaactaaaacattaaatagaattgactccttttcttccatattactctacaactacacgaccaacatcaagcatacacactacaacctctccaaatttattcaacttccattttccacatatcattcacaacaataacaaccaaacactagataaattaattaaaacacaatttctacacacatatacatgttccatacctcacggccacacccctatttttatctctttcatgaatttcatccattttaacatactacaacacatataaaccattcataacacataaagaaagatcaaaactcacctttcttcttcaacttctcacttgactacaacttgacaacttgtatgattttgaatctttcttgctccaacaacaactccaccttgttaagcaccctttacttggtagaaaatgatttttgaagaatttttgtcaatttttccttggaaatttacccttggccgaaatggccttcaacttttctccttctctttcttgttcttcaacttcttgaatattctagaggttgtgtgataaagatgacttagtcatcttatttattgaccaaattttatgtaatataggcttgggccataaccatggccggttgggcctcacaaatttgggccttattatttttttgatttttttgggccaactcggtttggtcccgagttgggcctagcccactgacctttcgaccttaaaacgttcatatctccttgtaccgacgtcacctgggcacccacgacctatggttggaaagctaattcaattatctacaacttctatttcttggtatttttccaaattccaaacttataataccgttttttccccttgaagtcagatcacccgaaaacgttttcttaaaaatattcgtttggaggacttccactttgatgtggcccaagggtccttcttgagtcgtgtttaacttctcatatgtgattcatatgaattttcagatgtcccaaaaaaatctcgatgtgtgggtcccacctcagcaaataatctgacgttaaaaaatacgggatataacagtttgtACCAGGCCTGGGGAGCTTGCTTGAGGCCATATAAGGACTTTTTTTAGTAAGCAGACATAGTCAGGATATGTAGGGTCTCGGAAACCCACGAGTTGATGCATGTAGACAGTTTCCTCGAGTTCGAGATGTAAGAATGCATTTTTCACATCAAGTTGGTGAATAGAGAGAGCTAGACTGAGAACAGTGCGGATGGTCGCCGGTTTCACCACTGGGCTAAAAGTATCACCACAATCCACGCCAACTTGTtgagttttgccatcacctacgaGTCgagctttatgcctctcaaaggaACCGTCAGAGTGTTCTTTATGtctaaaaatccacatagaccgaataacatgcACATTAGGTGGGCGAGGCACTAACTTCCacatcttatttttaataagagcctTATATTCATCTtccatagccattttccaattcgggtcacgtaagGCAGACACGGGGTTACGAGGAAGGGGAGATTTGGACGCATGAGTGATGAAGctgttgttataccccattttaaccagaataaaaatggtttacaacattgcggtaattccggggttatttaaagttagggagtcgc
The sequence above is a segment of the Lycium barbarum isolate Lr01 chromosome 6, ASM1917538v2, whole genome shotgun sequence genome. Coding sequences within it:
- the LOC132644225 gene encoding uncharacterized mitochondrial protein AtMg00810-like; the protein is MAHLLLYVDDIILTTSSDDLRKSIMTLLSSEFAMKDLGPLSYFLGIAVTLHAGGLFLSQKKYAEEIIERASMSSYRPSATPVDTKPKLSATSTSPFKDPSLYCSLAGVLQYLTFTRPDISYAVQQICLFMHNPMEVHMNALKRIVRYIKGTLDHGLHLYPSKPTTLISYTDADWGGCPDTRRSTSGYCVFLGDNLISCPPSGRPPCLDPVRRPNIEG
- the LOC132644891 gene encoding acyl transferase 4: MDFLVTRKGEGGSFITPSGQTPNGVLDLSVIDSLAVLRCNARTLHVFKGGDTTVIRDAFSKALVPYYPLAGRLKVSPHNNQLLQIDCSAQGIWFVEASADCTLHDVNYFDEASALDDSTFDKLLPQFHSSTPPPVDYDSFMDPLVLVQVNEFKCGGYVMGLTFCHSICDGLGAAQFLKAVGEFARGVEKLSVAPEWCREYLLPSPSAPKFADHENKDNSSMSPPPLPIPVPDKRLEHASFDIPMDEINQLKHQVMQELTMDQNVFCSSFEIIAATLWRQRTRAILNLTNDKKNPSNPSSNTSFITADNAGDDEVKLVFFANCRQLVPLPDGFYGNCFFPVTVTASNKIVAQASLAEVVKLIKDAKAKLPEEFSRWINNKTNKSMNDDQLNDPFAPGPGVGYDTLFISEWGRLGFNEVDYGWGKPVHVIPVQGSAVIPVGIVSRQPLPKNGIRLMTWCVHSQHLPIFLNMMNRGS